The following is a genomic window from Sedimenticola thiotaurini.
TAGAGACCGCTCGCGGGGCAGGTCAATTGATCAGAGCGTCGGCACACGTTCTGATCAGATCAACCGCTACGGTCATGTACTGTCAGCCGGCCAAATGAGAGAGTGTGCAGACTGAAACCAGACATCGCCGGTTACAACAGCGGCGCTGTCCAGCCCGCCCATGAGGCTGGACAGTCATCTTGAATCAGATCACCTTGGAGAAGTTTTTCTGCTGTACACCTGCCGACAGGTAACGATCGAAAGCCATGCAGATATTACGGATCAGCAGGCGCCCCCGGGGCAGCACCCTGACGCCGGCATCATCCATCTGGATCAGGCCATCGGCCTCCATGCCCGGCAAGCGCGCCAGTTCCGCGGCGAAATAGTCACTGAACTGAATACCCCAGGTCTGTTCCACCGCAGAGAAATCCAGCACAAAGTTGCAGATCAGGCGGGTAATCACATCGCGCCGGATCAGGTCATCCCGGGTCAGCTCAATGCCCCGGAACACCGCCAGTTTGCCGGCATCGATGGCGCCATAATAGTCATCCAGCCCGCGCGCATTCTGGCTGTAGGTATTACCCACCATGCCGATGGAGGTCACACCCAGGGCCACCAGATCGCAATCGGAGTGGGTGGAGTAGCCCTGGAAATTACGATAGAGCGTCCCTTCCCGCTGTGCTACCGCCAACTCGTCGTCCGGACGGGCAAAGTGATCCATGCCAATGTAGACGTAGCCCGCACTGGTCAGGTGATCGATAGTCATCTGCAGGATATCCAGTTTCACCTGGGGGGCCGGCAGATCATCAGCATGGATGCGGCGCTGGGGTTTGAACAGTTCCGGCAGATGGGCATAGTTGAACACCGATAAACGGTCCGGCCCCACCTCGATCACCCGATCCAGGGTCTTGGTAAAGCTTTCAACCGTCTGGAATGGCAGGCCGTAGATAAGATCGATACTGACCGAGCGGAAATTGTTGCTGCGGGCCGCTTCCAGCACCGCCATGGTCTCGGCCTCGGACTGGATGCGGTTGACCGCCTTCTGTACCCGGTCATCCAGATCCTGCACCCCCAGGCTGAGGCGGTTGAAACCCACTTCACGCAGGGTACGGATCGTCTCCGCGGTCGCCTCACGGGGGTCGATCTCAATGGAGTACTCACCCTTGTCATCGTCGGCCAGGGTAAAGTGCTCGCCGGTCACCCGCATCAGCTCCTGCATCTCCTTATGACTGATGAAGGTCGGGGTACCGCCGCCCCAGTGCAGCTGCTCCACCACCCGGCTCTTGTCAAAGATCGCGCCCTGCATGGCGATCTCCTGGTAAACCCGGTCCAGGTAGGTGGCAGCCATACTGCGATCCTTGGTGGCGATCTTGTTACAGGCGCAGTAGAAGCAGATAGTGTCGCAGAACGGGATATGGAAATAGAGCGACAGGGGCCCGCCCTGCTCATTGGTGGCAGAGGCCGCCGCCCGATACTCGGCTTCGCCAAAGCCTTCGTGGAACTGGGGAGCGGTGGGATAGGAAGTATACCTGGGCCCGGAGTAGTCGTACTTATTGATCAGCTCCAGATCAAAAACCAGTGATTGATCCATGATTAGTCCTCACCCACGTCGAGACCCCGACGATGGGTTTCGTTGATCTGCTGCAGCAGTATATGGAAAGGGATCTCGTCGCCGTGACGGTTAGCCACTTCCATAAAAGGGAGATCCTCACGCCCGAAGGCATAGGTACCATTACACATGGACTCGTAGAGCTGTCCGATACCCCGCTCGAGGGGTTCCAGATAAGCGGGGAAATTGACCATCTCCTCCATCTCATACAGCAGACACTCTTTCAGATCACCCACTTCGAATTTGGCCTGCTTGACCCACTCTGCATACTCTTGCGCAGTGCGCGCACGTTGTATTGCCATGTTATCGCCTATCCTTCATCAAACACTTCTTGATATTCATTGAGTTGCTCGGCAGTCAGCAGGAACACCCCGTGACCACCCCGTTCAAAGTCCAGCCAGAGGAATGGCACATCGGGGAAACGTTCAACCAGCGCGTAGTCGCTGTTACCCACCTCAACAACCAGAATGCCGTCCGGCTCCAGGTAGTCGGAAGCCTCCTGAAGAATACGGCAGGCGATATCCAGCCCATCCTCTCCGGCCGCCAGCCCCAGTGCCGGCTCCCGATGGTATTCGTCCGGCAGGCTCTCCATCTCTTCCCGCCCCACATAGGGCGGATTACTCACAATAATGTCGTAATGGCGCCCATGCAGACCGTCAAACAGATCAGACCTGATCGCCTCCACCCGTCCCTCCAGGTCATGGCGTTCGATATTGATCGATGCCACTTCCAGCGCCTCTGGCGAGATATCCACCGCGTCCACATCCGCCTCTTCAAACGCATAGGCGCAGCCGATAGCGATACAACCACTGCCGGTGCAGAGGTCCAGCACCCGGCTCACCGCCTCCGGCTGGACCCAGGGTTGGAATTGGGTCTCGATCAGTTCAGCAATCGGAGACCGGGGTACCAGCACCTGATCATTGATATAGAAATCCAGCCCGGCAAAAGTCGCCTCGTGAGTCAGGTAGGCTGCTGGTACAC
Proteins encoded in this region:
- the prmB gene encoding 50S ribosomal protein L3 N(5)-glutamine methyltransferase encodes the protein MSDAIENLNTLRDFIRWGASRFTEAGLYFGHGTDNPFDEAIRLTLYALYLPQDLPPAYLDAALTPGEKERVCELFQERIVRRVPAAYLTHEATFAGLDFYINDQVLVPRSPIAELIETQFQPWVQPEAVSRVLDLCTGSGCIAIGCAYAFEEADVDAVDISPEALEVASINIERHDLEGRVEAIRSDLFDGLHGRHYDIIVSNPPYVGREEMESLPDEYHREPALGLAAGEDGLDIACRILQEASDYLEPDGILVVEVGNSDYALVERFPDVPFLWLDFERGGHGVFLLTAEQLNEYQEVFDEG
- the hemN gene encoding oxygen-independent coproporphyrinogen III oxidase codes for the protein MDQSLVFDLELINKYDYSGPRYTSYPTAPQFHEGFGEAEYRAAASATNEQGGPLSLYFHIPFCDTICFYCACNKIATKDRSMAATYLDRVYQEIAMQGAIFDKSRVVEQLHWGGGTPTFISHKEMQELMRVTGEHFTLADDDKGEYSIEIDPREATAETIRTLREVGFNRLSLGVQDLDDRVQKAVNRIQSEAETMAVLEAARSNNFRSVSIDLIYGLPFQTVESFTKTLDRVIEVGPDRLSVFNYAHLPELFKPQRRIHADDLPAPQVKLDILQMTIDHLTSAGYVYIGMDHFARPDDELAVAQREGTLYRNFQGYSTHSDCDLVALGVTSIGMVGNTYSQNARGLDDYYGAIDAGKLAVFRGIELTRDDLIRRDVITRLICNFVLDFSAVEQTWGIQFSDYFAAELARLPGMEADGLIQMDDAGVRVLPRGRLLIRNICMAFDRYLSAGVQQKNFSKVI